One segment of uncultured Propionivibrio sp. DNA contains the following:
- the metG gene encoding methionine--tRNA ligase has protein sequence MPRKILVTSALPYANGAIHLGHLVEYIQTDIWVRFQKMQPKDKVAECWYVCADDTHGTPIMLRAEKDGITPEALIARVHAEHSRDFAGFHVAFDNFYSTHSPETQACANTIYGRLQQAGLIEKRTIEQYYDPVKQMFLPDRFIKGECPKCGAKDQYGDNCESCGAAYTPNELKNPYSAVSGATPELRNSDHYFFKLSSNSCQSFLRRWTREPGRLQSEASNKMQEWLGAEGENKLTDWDISRDAPYFGFEIPDAPGKYFYVWLDAPIGYMGSFKNLCDRNGLDFDEYFKPDSTTELYHFIGKDILYFHALFWPAELQHAGYRTPSGLFVHGFLTVDGAKMSKSRGTFITAESYLDTGLNPEWLRYYYAAKLNSTMEDIDLNLDDFIARVNSDLVGKYVNIASRCAGFIGKRFDGRLAATDAEWLKPLRDASASIAEAYEAREFGRALREVMALADAANVFVNDKKPWELAKQEGRDAELHAACSQAIEAFRLLTLYLKPVLPTVAEAVEAFLAIPPLTWNDAATPLPAGHAIQAYSHLMTRIDPKQVAALVEANKASLAPAAPAPQKAATKTEKAEKTAKPADTTKAPAEAGEFISIDDFMKVDLRIARIVDAGHVEGAEKLIRLSLDIGEEKPRQVFAGIKSAYDPATLVGRLTVMVANLAPRKMKFGLSEGMVMAASDPEGKNAGLYLLAPDSGATPGMRVK, from the coding sequence ATGCCCCGCAAAATCCTGGTCACTTCCGCCCTGCCGTACGCCAACGGCGCGATCCACCTCGGCCATCTCGTCGAATACATCCAGACCGACATCTGGGTCCGTTTCCAGAAGATGCAGCCGAAGGACAAGGTCGCCGAATGCTGGTACGTCTGCGCCGACGACACGCACGGCACGCCGATCATGCTGCGCGCTGAAAAGGACGGCATCACGCCGGAAGCGCTGATCGCCCGGGTGCACGCCGAGCATTCGCGGGACTTCGCCGGTTTCCATGTCGCCTTCGACAACTTCTACAGCACGCACTCGCCCGAAACGCAGGCCTGCGCCAACACCATCTACGGCCGCCTGCAGCAGGCCGGCCTGATCGAGAAGCGCACGATCGAGCAGTATTACGATCCGGTCAAACAGATGTTCCTGCCCGACCGCTTCATCAAGGGTGAATGCCCGAAGTGCGGGGCCAAGGACCAGTACGGCGACAACTGCGAGTCCTGCGGCGCCGCCTACACGCCGAACGAGCTCAAGAATCCGTATTCGGCCGTCTCCGGCGCCACGCCCGAGCTGCGCAACTCCGACCACTATTTCTTCAAGCTGTCGAGCAATTCCTGCCAGAGCTTCCTGCGCCGCTGGACGCGCGAACCGGGACGCCTGCAATCGGAAGCCTCGAACAAGATGCAGGAATGGCTGGGCGCCGAGGGCGAAAACAAGCTGACCGACTGGGACATCTCGCGCGATGCGCCGTACTTCGGCTTCGAGATCCCCGACGCGCCCGGCAAGTATTTCTACGTCTGGCTCGATGCGCCAATCGGCTACATGGGCTCGTTCAAGAACCTGTGCGACCGGAACGGCCTCGATTTCGACGAGTACTTCAAGCCCGATTCGACGACCGAGTTGTATCACTTCATCGGCAAGGACATCCTCTATTTCCACGCGCTGTTCTGGCCGGCCGAATTGCAGCACGCCGGCTACCGCACGCCGAGCGGCCTCTTCGTGCACGGCTTCCTGACCGTCGACGGGGCCAAGATGAGCAAGTCGCGCGGCACCTTCATCACTGCCGAGAGCTACCTCGACACCGGCCTCAATCCGGAATGGCTGCGCTATTACTACGCCGCCAAGCTCAACAGCACGATGGAAGACATCGACCTCAACCTCGATGACTTCATCGCCCGCGTCAACTCCGACCTCGTCGGCAAGTACGTCAATATCGCCAGCCGCTGCGCCGGCTTCATCGGCAAGCGTTTCGACGGCCGTCTCGCCGCCACCGATGCGGAGTGGCTCAAGCCCTTGCGCGACGCTTCAGCCAGCATCGCGGAGGCCTATGAGGCGCGCGAATTCGGCCGCGCCCTGCGCGAAGTCATGGCGCTCGCCGACGCCGCCAACGTTTTCGTCAACGACAAGAAGCCCTGGGAACTCGCCAAACAGGAAGGCCGCGACGCTGAACTGCACGCCGCCTGTTCGCAAGCGATCGAAGCCTTCCGCCTGCTGACGCTCTACCTGAAGCCGGTGCTGCCGACGGTCGCCGAAGCGGTCGAGGCCTTCCTCGCCATCCCGCCGCTGACCTGGAACGACGCCGCGACGCCGCTGCCCGCCGGTCACGCCATCCAGGCCTACAGCCACCTGATGACGCGCATCGACCCGAAACAGGTCGCCGCGCTGGTCGAGGCCAACAAGGCCTCGCTCGCCCCGGCCGCGCCGGCACCGCAGAAGGCCGCCACAAAAACGGAAAAGGCAGAAAAGACGGCCAAACCCGCCGACACCACCAAGGCGCCCGCCGAGGCTGGTGAATTCATCTCGATCGACGATTTCATGAAAGTCGACCTGCGCATCGCCCGCATCGTCGACGCCGGTCATGTCGAGGGCGCCGAGAAGCTGATCCGACTGTCGCTCGACATCGGCGAGGAAAAGCCGCGTCAGGTCTTCGCCGGCATCAAGTCGGCCTACGATCCGGCGACGCTGGTCGGCCGCCTGACGGTAATGGTCGCCAACCTGGCGCCGCGCAAGATGAAGTTCGGCCTGTCCGAAGGCATGGTCATGGCGGCATCCGACCCCGAAGGCAAGAACGCCGGCCTTTACCTGCTCGCCCCGGACAGCGGCGCAACCCCTGGCATGCGGGTCAAATAA
- the apbC gene encoding iron-sulfur cluster carrier protein ApbC has translation MAVTQEAVLAALKLVIDPNTQKDFVTTKSAKNIRIDGGAVALDIELGYPANSQIDALRQSVVGAIQAVPGVASVTANMTVKIVAHAVQATLKPLPGVKNIIAVASGKGGVGKSTTAANLALALAQEGASVGLLDADIYGPSIPQMMGLAGQQPESVDGKSMEPLLAHGLQTMSIGFMVDVDSPMVWRGPMVTQALEQLLKQTNWKDLDYLVVDMPPGTGDTQLTLAQKVPVTGAVIVTTPQDIALIDARKGLKMFDKVGIPILGLVENMSIHICSKCGHEEHIFGHGGAERMSQDYGAELLGALPLELAIREMTDAGKPTVVGAPDSRAAEIYRAIARRVAVKVAERAKDMTSKFPNIVVKNT, from the coding sequence ATGGCAGTCACGCAGGAAGCCGTCCTCGCGGCGCTCAAGCTGGTCATCGATCCCAATACGCAGAAGGATTTCGTGACGACGAAGTCGGCGAAGAACATCCGCATCGACGGCGGCGCCGTGGCGCTCGACATCGAACTCGGTTATCCGGCCAACAGCCAGATCGACGCTCTCCGGCAGTCGGTCGTCGGCGCCATTCAGGCGGTGCCCGGCGTTGCCTCGGTGACGGCGAACATGACGGTCAAGATCGTCGCGCATGCCGTGCAGGCGACGCTGAAGCCGTTGCCCGGCGTCAAGAACATCATCGCCGTCGCTTCCGGCAAGGGCGGCGTCGGCAAGAGCACGACGGCCGCGAACCTGGCGCTGGCGCTGGCACAGGAAGGCGCTTCGGTCGGCCTGCTCGATGCCGACATTTACGGGCCGTCGATCCCGCAGATGATGGGCCTGGCCGGCCAGCAGCCCGAATCGGTCGACGGCAAGTCGATGGAGCCCCTGTTGGCGCATGGACTGCAGACGATGTCGATCGGCTTCATGGTCGATGTGGACTCGCCGATGGTCTGGCGCGGGCCGATGGTGACGCAGGCGCTCGAACAACTGCTCAAGCAGACCAACTGGAAAGACCTCGACTACCTCGTCGTCGATATGCCGCCGGGTACCGGTGACACGCAGCTGACGCTGGCGCAGAAGGTGCCGGTGACCGGCGCCGTGATCGTCACGACGCCGCAGGATATCGCCCTGATCGATGCGCGCAAGGGCCTCAAGATGTTCGACAAGGTCGGCATTCCGATCCTCGGCCTCGTCGAGAACATGAGCATCCACATCTGCTCGAAGTGCGGCCATGAAGAGCACATCTTCGGTCACGGCGGCGCCGAGCGCATGTCGCAGGATTACGGCGCCGAATTGCTCGGCGCGTTGCCGCTGGAGCTCGCGATCCGCGAAATGACCGACGCCGGCAAGCCAACCGTGGTCGGTGCGCCGGATTCGCGTGCTGCGGAAATCTACCGTGCGATCGCTCGCCGTGTCGCGGTCAAGGTCGCCGAGCGCGCCAAGGACATGACGAGCAAGTTCCCGAATATCGTCGTCAAAAATACCTGA
- a CDS encoding superoxide dismutase family protein, which produces MKMRNVLAALPLAAMLAACAGSGSDRGVEAVLKPTQGSSAQGTVLFRQDGDAVVVTAKVTGLAPGAHGFHIHEKGDCSAPDATSAGGHFNPSAKPHGHPDHGDHHVGDMPMLVADASGAASLTARLAGVSVGGDPASSILGRGVIVHAAADDFKTQPTGNSGARVACGVIAGR; this is translated from the coding sequence ATGAAGATGCGGAATGTGCTGGCGGCGCTGCCGCTGGCGGCGATGTTGGCGGCGTGTGCAGGCAGTGGTTCTGATCGTGGTGTGGAGGCGGTCTTGAAACCGACGCAGGGAAGCAGTGCGCAGGGCACCGTGCTGTTTCGGCAGGACGGCGACGCGGTGGTCGTGACGGCGAAGGTGACGGGGCTCGCACCGGGCGCGCACGGGTTCCACATCCATGAAAAAGGCGATTGCAGCGCGCCGGACGCCACGAGCGCCGGCGGGCACTTCAACCCGAGCGCAAAACCGCACGGGCATCCGGACCACGGCGACCATCATGTCGGCGACATGCCGATGCTGGTGGCAGACGCATCCGGTGCCGCCAGTCTGACGGCGCGACTGGCCGGCGTATCGGTGGGTGGCGATCCGGCGTCCAGCATCCTTGGTCGCGGCGTCATCGTTCATGCCGCCGCCGATGATTTCAAAACGCAACCGACCGGAAATTCGGGCGCGCGGGTCGCCTGCGGGGTGATTGCCGGGCGTTAG
- the dcd gene encoding dCTP deaminase, translated as MAIKSDKWIRRMAEQHGMIEPFAPDLVREVDGKKIVSYGTSSYGYDIRCADEFRVFTNINSTIVDPKAFDPQSFVEVSGKGFCVIPPNSFALARTVEYFRIPRSVLTVCLGKSTYARCGIIVNVTPFEPEWEGYVTLEFSNTTPLPAKIYAGEGCAQVLFFESDEVCETSYKDRGGKYQGQIGVTLPKI; from the coding sequence ATGGCCATCAAATCCGATAAATGGATCCGCCGTATGGCGGAGCAGCACGGCATGATTGAGCCGTTTGCGCCGGATCTGGTACGCGAGGTCGATGGCAAGAAGATCGTTTCTTACGGCACGTCGAGCTATGGCTACGATATCCGCTGCGCCGACGAGTTTCGTGTCTTTACCAACATCAACTCGACGATCGTCGATCCGAAGGCCTTTGATCCGCAATCCTTTGTCGAAGTGTCGGGCAAGGGCTTTTGTGTGATTCCGCCGAATTCCTTCGCGCTCGCCCGGACTGTCGAGTATTTCCGCATTCCGCGCAGCGTGCTGACGGTCTGCCTCGGCAAGAGCACTTATGCGCGCTGCGGCATCATCGTCAACGTGACGCCGTTCGAGCCGGAGTGGGAAGGCTACGTGACGCTCGAATTCTCCAACACGACGCCGCTGCCCGCCAAGATTTACGCCGGCGAAGGTTGCGCGCAGGTGCTGTTCTTCGAATCCGACGAAGTCTGCGAAACGTCGTACAAGGATCGCGGCGGCAAATACCAGGGTCAGATTGGCGTGACCCTGCCGAAAATCTGA